In a single window of the Dysgonomonas mossii genome:
- a CDS encoding hybrid sensor histidine kinase/response regulator transcription factor — translation MSKRLFLFIALSCVSISLSLAQQERFYGLGKLSSNLITRITQDSSGFIWIATQNGLNKFDGWNFTHYFYNDKDSTSLSGNYIETFFTDDSGALWIGANRGLEYYNPYKDSFIHVKFPDNTHPSVRGIIQLHSGEIWIVTGGYGLYSINKQTMAATSLTDINKLLGIPYSNHIFEDRAHQIWVVLSESRMACISPDKKNVKTYDLPIDPQYKVYGITEDHMGRMFVATSSCVFLWDIIRQDFMRIKNDEPNVNIRGIACLKDGMVYVNTVGQGLKYIDTNTMTLVTPSKLKNGYDNPIKERITTFFEDNKGNLWFGCNQKGLLMGLNEPTQFDFWYFKENGETGSITSLYEDRENELWLGTDNGKLNKINNRGKILESYNIQKDVSTIYEDINGTFWIGSYQGGVYTFDKKSGRSAKYPSFEGKSVVAIAEDKKKNVYISVLGEGFIRYNIETKKWILISDKTRLANDQVLSNNWINDILCDSDGLIWLAHSIGVDCYDPNKNIFLHYSDDTSLSSMICTTLMEDKKKNIWIGTNNGLYRYNKKRKKIEHYGMEEGLPNNIICGLGTDATGNNIWGSTLNGIFQLSIETGRIACYYTGNGLVDREFSKNIFLQDKMGYLYFGGLYGVTKFLPDSIKALSLDFQPKLTHLYINNVSVSADKIIKGKPISETRLFDASEINLSYNEKSFSLEFSTMNYHNPENVIFEYRLLGMNEEWISTFPGENRITYNFLSPGNYTLEVRAFENNAYSSIKTLNIKISPPWYSTTWATSLYVLLFIGILTGIAYTWQKRQQRRREEQNNEDKLKFFINIAHEIRSPTTLIISPLSELLKTEYDEKTKKLLETIQRNAHRIMSLINQLLDIRKIDKGQMKIACQETDMVGFIKDLTLVFDYQANKRDIKFTFESTEGRLPVWIDRNNFDKVLMNLLINAFKYTKDGGEIKITLATTKSENTGNAGKYAEINIIDSGLGLNEKEVERIFERFYQTEPYNPLGFGIGLNLCKLLVELHHGTIKASNRKDIQGSCFTVRIPIGNEHFTKDDIVQQSETIRFALETPICWEEKDHPTVAIKNKKRQRILVVDDDEGLQEYIQRELSASYKVVTANNGNEALQILLQERIDLVISDVAMPEMDGFTLLKKIRSNENISHIPVILLTSQVEADSRMMGWNVGADGFMDKPFLMEELLFLCNNLISNRSLLKGKFVGVKELEEKVTPLDIKSNDDLFIERLMTLINKNIDNSKFSIEALSKEVGISRTQLHRKLKEITGITTSDFIRNVRLKQAAKLLVEKKVNISQVAYATGFSNPTIFAVAFKKFYGCTPTEYAERGES, via the coding sequence ATGAGCAAACGCCTTTTTTTGTTTATTGCCCTTTCGTGCGTCTCCATTAGTTTAAGCTTAGCTCAACAGGAACGCTTTTATGGATTAGGGAAATTATCGAGCAACCTAATCACCCGAATAACTCAAGATTCCTCAGGATTTATTTGGATAGCTACCCAGAATGGATTAAATAAGTTTGATGGATGGAATTTCACTCATTATTTTTACAATGACAAAGACTCCACATCCTTATCTGGTAATTATATCGAAACTTTTTTCACTGATGACTCCGGCGCTCTCTGGATCGGTGCCAATAGAGGATTAGAATATTACAATCCTTACAAAGACTCTTTCATTCATGTCAAATTCCCCGATAATACACATCCATCAGTCAGAGGAATTATACAACTGCATAGTGGAGAAATCTGGATTGTAACAGGAGGCTATGGCCTCTACTCTATCAATAAACAAACAATGGCAGCAACGTCTCTCACAGATATAAACAAACTATTGGGAATCCCTTATTCTAACCATATTTTTGAAGATCGGGCACACCAAATATGGGTAGTATTATCAGAAAGCCGTATGGCATGTATTTCTCCAGACAAAAAAAACGTAAAAACTTATGATTTACCTATAGACCCTCAATATAAGGTCTATGGAATAACAGAAGACCACATGGGTAGAATGTTTGTTGCAACAAGCTCTTGTGTTTTTTTATGGGATATAATCCGTCAAGACTTTATGCGTATCAAAAATGATGAACCAAATGTAAATATACGAGGTATCGCTTGTCTTAAAGACGGAATGGTATACGTCAACACCGTAGGGCAAGGACTGAAATATATAGATACCAATACGATGACCTTGGTTACGCCTTCTAAACTTAAAAACGGATACGACAATCCTATAAAAGAACGTATTACAACTTTTTTTGAAGACAACAAAGGTAACTTATGGTTTGGATGCAATCAAAAAGGATTATTAATGGGCTTAAATGAGCCTACTCAGTTCGACTTTTGGTATTTTAAAGAAAATGGAGAAACAGGATCTATTACTTCATTATATGAAGACCGCGAAAATGAATTATGGCTAGGAACGGACAATGGTAAACTCAATAAGATAAACAACAGAGGCAAGATTTTAGAGTCTTATAATATCCAAAAAGATGTTTCTACCATATATGAGGATATCAACGGAACATTTTGGATTGGAAGCTACCAAGGAGGTGTTTATACTTTTGATAAAAAAAGTGGGAGGAGTGCTAAATATCCATCCTTCGAAGGAAAATCGGTTGTTGCTATAGCTGAAGATAAAAAGAAAAATGTATATATATCCGTGCTTGGTGAAGGTTTCATTCGCTATAATATTGAAACAAAAAAATGGATATTGATATCTGATAAAACCCGTTTAGCAAATGATCAGGTTTTATCTAACAACTGGATTAATGATATCTTGTGCGACTCCGATGGGCTTATTTGGCTTGCACATAGTATAGGTGTAGACTGTTACGATCCGAATAAGAATATCTTTCTACACTATAGCGATGATACATCTCTTTCTTCTATGATTTGCACCACTCTAATGGAGGACAAGAAAAAAAACATTTGGATTGGGACAAATAATGGATTATACAGATATAACAAGAAACGCAAAAAGATAGAACACTATGGGATGGAAGAAGGTTTGCCGAACAACATTATATGCGGACTAGGCACTGATGCTACGGGAAACAACATTTGGGGAAGTACACTCAACGGAATATTCCAATTAAGTATAGAAACCGGACGTATCGCATGTTACTACACAGGGAATGGACTTGTAGATAGAGAATTCTCGAAGAATATTTTCTTACAAGATAAGATGGGATATTTATATTTCGGTGGGTTATATGGAGTAACCAAATTCCTCCCGGATTCAATTAAGGCTCTAAGTTTAGACTTTCAACCCAAACTAACTCATTTATACATAAATAATGTATCAGTTAGTGCTGACAAGATAATAAAAGGCAAACCGATATCCGAGACTAGACTGTTTGATGCCTCAGAGATAAACCTATCCTATAACGAAAAGTCTTTTTCTCTAGAATTTTCTACAATGAATTATCATAATCCAGAGAATGTGATTTTTGAATATCGCCTACTAGGAATGAATGAAGAATGGATATCTACATTTCCGGGAGAGAATCGTATAACATATAACTTTTTATCTCCAGGGAATTACACCTTAGAAGTAAGAGCTTTCGAGAACAATGCTTATTCTTCTATCAAGACTCTAAACATAAAGATTTCACCACCTTGGTACAGTACTACTTGGGCAACATCCTTATATGTATTACTTTTTATCGGAATATTAACTGGTATTGCCTATACATGGCAGAAACGTCAACAAAGACGTAGAGAAGAACAAAATAATGAAGATAAACTAAAATTCTTCATTAATATTGCACATGAAATACGATCACCTACCACATTAATTATAAGCCCATTATCTGAATTACTAAAAACTGAATATGATGAAAAAACAAAAAAGTTATTAGAAACAATACAGCGTAATGCACATCGGATAATGAGCCTTATAAACCAGCTTTTGGATATTAGAAAGATAGACAAAGGACAGATGAAGATTGCATGTCAGGAAACAGATATGGTCGGATTTATAAAAGATCTAACACTTGTTTTTGATTACCAAGCAAATAAGCGAGATATAAAATTTACTTTCGAATCAACAGAAGGTCGTCTTCCTGTATGGATTGACAGAAACAACTTTGACAAGGTCTTGATGAACTTGCTCATAAACGCATTCAAATATACGAAGGACGGAGGAGAGATTAAAATAACCCTTGCAACTACTAAATCCGAAAATACAGGGAATGCAGGAAAATATGCTGAAATTAATATCATTGATTCGGGATTAGGATTAAACGAGAAAGAGGTTGAACGCATTTTCGAACGATTTTATCAAACAGAGCCATACAATCCATTAGGATTCGGCATAGGGCTGAATTTATGCAAACTATTAGTTGAGCTTCACCATGGAACTATAAAAGCTTCTAATAGGAAGGATATACAGGGTAGCTGTTTTACTGTTCGTATTCCTATAGGGAATGAACACTTCACAAAAGACGATATTGTTCAGCAAAGCGAAACAATCCGCTTTGCATTAGAAACGCCTATTTGTTGGGAAGAAAAAGACCATCCAACAGTAGCTATTAAAAATAAAAAAAGACAACGCATATTGGTTGTAGATGATGATGAAGGACTACAAGAATATATACAAAGAGAACTAAGTGCGAGTTATAAAGTCGTTACGGCAAATAATGGCAACGAAGCTTTGCAAATATTACTACAAGAACGCATAGACTTGGTCATATCAGACGTAGCAATGCCCGAGATGGATGGTTTCACTCTACTCAAGAAAATTAGAAGCAATGAGAATATAAGTCATATCCCGGTGATCCTCTTAACATCTCAGGTTGAAGCGGATAGTCGCATGATGGGCTGGAATGTAGGTGCCGATGGCTTTATGGATAAACCGTTTCTGATGGAAGAACTGCTCTTCCTTTGTAATAATCTGATATCAAACAGATCTTTATTGAAAGGTAAATTTGTAGGGGTAAAAGAACTGGAAGAGAAAGTGACTCCTTTAGATATTAAATCGAATGACGATTTATTTATAGAACGACTGATGACTCTTATTAATAAAAATATAGACAATTCTAAATTCAGCATCGAGGCTCTATCTAAAGAGGTTGGTATCAGCCGTACACAGCTACATCGAAAGCTTAAAGAAATAACAGGGATAACTACCAGCGACTTTATTCGAAATGTACGATTAAAACAAGCTGCAAAATTGTTAGTTGAGAAAAAAGTAAATATATCACAAGTCGCTTATGCTACAGGTTTTTCGAACCCTACCATTTTTGCAGTTGCATTTAAGAAATTCTATGGATGTACCCCTACAGAGTATGCAGAGAGGGGAGAAAGTTAA
- a CDS encoding glycoside hydrolase family 127 protein — translation MKKLFTTIFSFVCVIHLCAQETTPKINYFDLKDIMLLDSPFKRAQDLDKKYLLDLDADRLLAPFLREAGLQKKAESYTNWENTGLDGHIGGHYVSALALMYASTGDEQIKNRLDYMISELKRCQDENGNGYIGGVPGGKAIWDEIAKGDIRASGFGLNNRWVPLYNIHKTYAGLRDAYLIAGNETAKDMLIKMTDWAIKLVSNLSEEQIQDMLRSEHGGLNETFADVAVITQNEKYLKLAHQFSHQLILNPLLAHEDKLTGLHANTQIPKVLGFKRIADIEGNESWSEASRFFWETVVEHRSVCIGGNSVREHFHPTNDFSSMITSNEGPETCNTYNMLRLSKMFYQTSLDKKYIDYYEKALYNHILSSQNPQTGGLVYFTQMRPGHYRVYSQPQTSMWCCVGSGIESHAKYGEMIYAHTSDALYVNLFIPSSLNWKEKNVEIVQDNKFPDESKTEITVNPKKKSEFTVYVRCPSWVEKGTMKIRLNGKTYAGVLKNGYIAIKRTWQKGDRISVELPMTIVAEQLPDKSNYYSFRYGPIVLAAKTGQEDMTGLFADDSRGGHIAHGTLLPLSEMPLLVSDKEDITSKIKPVPGKPLTFKLSSLYSTKYPSELEFIPFFRLHESRYIIYLPQTTTEGLASLHEQIKREERERIKLDSKTIDKVACGEQQPESDHFIQFEESNAGSFENIHWREAKGWFSYQMRNKDKKAKVLYVKYLDSDKPSIYEISVNGEKLQNLSIDNKPESGIQFILLDIPLSETTKEILDIKFTANKEHTTPKIIEVRLLEDK, via the coding sequence ATGAAGAAATTATTTACAACAATATTCTCTTTCGTTTGTGTTATTCACCTTTGTGCTCAGGAAACTACTCCTAAAATCAACTATTTTGATCTGAAAGACATAATGTTATTGGATAGTCCTTTCAAAAGGGCACAGGATCTTGATAAAAAATATCTTTTAGATTTAGATGCAGATAGACTTTTGGCACCATTCTTAAGAGAAGCTGGATTGCAGAAAAAGGCAGAGAGTTACACGAATTGGGAAAATACGGGTCTTGACGGACATATCGGAGGGCATTATGTTTCGGCTCTTGCTTTGATGTATGCTTCTACAGGAGATGAACAGATAAAAAATCGTCTTGACTATATGATAAGTGAATTGAAACGATGTCAGGATGAAAATGGTAATGGATACATTGGAGGTGTTCCCGGCGGAAAGGCTATTTGGGATGAAATAGCCAAAGGTGATATTCGAGCCTCTGGTTTTGGGTTAAATAACAGGTGGGTTCCTCTCTACAATATTCATAAGACTTATGCAGGCCTACGTGATGCCTACCTTATTGCAGGGAATGAGACAGCAAAGGATATGTTGATTAAAATGACAGACTGGGCTATAAAACTAGTATCGAATTTGTCCGAAGAGCAAATACAAGATATGCTGCGCAGCGAACACGGAGGACTAAACGAAACTTTTGCGGATGTTGCCGTAATAACGCAAAATGAAAAATATTTGAAATTAGCTCATCAGTTTTCTCACCAATTAATACTAAACCCATTATTAGCTCATGAAGATAAATTAACAGGATTACACGCGAACACGCAAATTCCTAAAGTTTTAGGTTTTAAACGTATTGCTGATATCGAAGGGAATGAATCTTGGTCGGAGGCCTCTCGTTTCTTTTGGGAAACTGTAGTAGAGCATCGCTCGGTATGTATAGGTGGAAATAGTGTAAGAGAACACTTCCACCCAACAAATGATTTTTCGAGTATGATAACAAGTAATGAAGGCCCCGAGACTTGTAATACATACAATATGCTCCGTCTATCTAAAATGTTTTATCAAACATCCTTAGATAAAAAGTATATTGATTATTACGAAAAAGCATTATATAATCATATCCTTTCAAGTCAAAATCCTCAAACCGGAGGCTTAGTTTATTTCACACAAATGCGCCCCGGACATTATCGTGTATATTCGCAGCCTCAAACCAGTATGTGGTGTTGTGTTGGATCTGGAATAGAAAGCCATGCAAAATATGGAGAAATGATTTATGCACACACAAGTGATGCTTTATATGTAAACCTATTTATTCCTTCTTCATTAAACTGGAAAGAAAAAAATGTTGAGATCGTTCAGGATAATAAATTCCCCGACGAATCAAAAACAGAAATCACTGTAAATCCTAAGAAAAAAAGTGAATTTACAGTGTATGTACGATGCCCATCATGGGTAGAAAAAGGAACAATGAAAATTAGGCTGAATGGAAAAACATATGCTGGAGTTCTAAAGAATGGTTATATTGCAATAAAAAGAACTTGGCAAAAAGGAGATCGCATAAGCGTAGAATTACCGATGACTATTGTTGCGGAGCAACTTCCTGACAAATCAAATTACTATTCATTTCGATATGGACCTATTGTTCTTGCTGCGAAAACAGGGCAGGAAGATATGACTGGTTTGTTTGCTGATGATAGCCGTGGTGGACATATAGCACACGGAACTCTTCTTCCTTTGTCCGAAATGCCTCTATTGGTTAGCGATAAAGAAGATATTACTTCTAAAATTAAACCTGTACCAGGTAAGCCTCTGACTTTCAAGTTGAGTAGCCTTTATTCCACCAAATATCCGTCAGAATTGGAATTTATACCTTTTTTCAGATTGCATGAGTCTCGCTATATTATATATTTGCCCCAAACAACAACTGAAGGATTAGCTAGTTTGCATGAACAAATAAAGCGAGAAGAACGAGAACGTATCAAACTGGATTCTAAAACTATAGATAAGGTAGCTTGTGGAGAACAACAACCCGAATCAGATCACTTTATACAATTCGAAGAATCGAATGCAGGATCATTCGAGAACATTCACTGGCGGGAAGCAAAAGGTTGGTTTAGTTATCAAATGAGAAACAAAGACAAAAAAGCCAAAGTTTTATATGTCAAATATCTAGATTCTGATAAACCAAGCATTTATGAAATTTCGGTCAATGGAGAGAAACTTCAAAATCTAAGTATAGATAATAAGCCTGAATCGGGAATCCAATTTATACTATTAGATATTCCTCTAAGCGAGACGACAAAAGAGATATTAGATATTAAATTTACTGCAAACAAAGAACATACAACACCGAAAATCATAGAAGTTAGATTATTAGAAGATAAATAG
- a CDS encoding NUDIX hydrolase produces the protein MTPSFYKEQEKFYISVDCIILGFKDDKMYLLISKRKFNPLEGHDTLMGGFLRSNEHLNETISRVVYEYTGIQNVYMEEVGVYGDINRDEGERVVSIAYYALIDLELFDDKLCKVHNARWEEVDKVGELVFDHNQMLSDTLVILRRKAATQPIGFNLLPEKFTLPQLQSLYEAIYQTKLDKRNFRKKMLEMNVLEKQQDKDKSTSKRGAFYYKFNKEKYDELLKKGYSFFSYVD, from the coding sequence ATGACACCATCATTCTATAAAGAGCAAGAAAAATTCTATATATCCGTCGACTGTATAATACTTGGTTTTAAAGATGATAAAATGTACTTACTTATTTCGAAGCGAAAATTTAACCCATTAGAAGGTCATGATACACTCATGGGTGGATTTTTGCGTTCGAATGAACATCTTAATGAAACAATCTCTCGTGTTGTTTATGAATATACAGGTATTCAGAACGTATATATGGAAGAGGTTGGTGTATATGGCGATATTAATCGTGATGAAGGAGAACGGGTTGTGTCTATCGCATATTATGCATTGATTGATCTGGAATTGTTCGATGATAAACTTTGTAAGGTTCACAATGCCAGATGGGAAGAAGTGGATAAGGTTGGAGAATTAGTTTTCGACCATAACCAGATGCTATCAGATACATTAGTGATACTTAGACGAAAAGCTGCGACTCAGCCTATCGGTTTCAATTTATTACCTGAAAAATTTACTTTACCTCAATTGCAATCCCTTTATGAAGCAATCTATCAAACAAAATTAGATAAACGTAATTTTAGAAAGAAGATGCTGGAAATGAATGTTTTGGAAAAGCAACAGGATAAAGATAAATCAACCTCGAAGCGAGGTGCTTTTTACTACAAATTCAACAAAGAAAAATATGATGAATTATTGAAAAAAGGGTATTCCTTTTTTTCATATGTTGATTAA
- a CDS encoding transketolase family protein, protein MSSIDLLNKSADNIRILSASMVEKAKSGHPGGAMGGADFINVLFTEFLVYDPQNPTWEGRDRFFLDPGHMSPMLYSTLCLTGKFTLEDLQQFRQWGSVTPGHPERDINRGIENTSGPLGQGHTFAVGAAIAAKFLKHRFGERMDQTIYAFISDGGIQEEISQGAGRTAGHLGLDNLIMFYDSNGIQLSTKTKEVTEEDVAAKYQAWGWRVITIKGNDASEIRAALTEAKAEKEKPTLIIGKTIMGKGAIKADGSSFENETETHGQPLSAAGASFEKTIENLGGDPTNPFVIFPEVKELYAKRKAELEEIVAKKHAEKQAWAKQNPELAEKMQKWFSGYTPAIDWAAIEQKPNQATRAASATVLGVLAKQVENMVVSSADLSNSDKTDGFLKHTHSMKKGDFSGAFLQAGVSELTMACLCIGMTLHGGIISACATFFVFSDYMKPAIRLAALMELPVKFIWTHDAFRVGEDGPTHEPVEQEAQIRLLEKLQNHNGHNSMLVLRPADVTEATVSWKMAMENQTSPTGLIFSRQNINDLPAKENRYAEALQAEKGAYIVEEDANYDIILLASGSEVSTLVDGAKLLKEDGIKTRIVSVPSEGVFRTQSKEYQETVLPQDKKKFGLTAGLPVTLLGLVGDNGKIWGMNSFGFSAPYKVLDEKLGFTPDNVYKQVKEYLK, encoded by the coding sequence ATGAGTTCTATTGATTTATTAAACAAAAGTGCAGACAATATTCGTATACTGTCGGCTTCAATGGTTGAAAAAGCGAAGTCAGGTCACCCGGGGGGAGCAATGGGGGGAGCGGACTTCATCAATGTTTTATTCACTGAGTTTCTCGTTTACGATCCGCAAAACCCGACATGGGAAGGTCGTGACCGTTTTTTCCTCGATCCCGGACACATGTCACCCATGCTTTACAGCACATTGTGCCTGACTGGAAAATTCACACTCGAAGACTTACAACAATTCCGCCAATGGGGAAGCGTTACTCCAGGACACCCTGAGAGAGACATCAACCGCGGAATAGAAAATACATCAGGACCACTGGGGCAGGGACATACTTTTGCCGTAGGAGCCGCAATCGCTGCCAAATTCTTAAAACATCGCTTTGGTGAGCGTATGGATCAGACCATATATGCGTTCATCTCGGATGGAGGTATCCAGGAAGAGATTTCGCAAGGAGCAGGACGTACAGCCGGACATCTGGGACTTGACAACCTGATCATGTTCTATGATTCGAACGGAATACAGTTATCAACCAAAACAAAAGAAGTAACAGAAGAAGATGTTGCCGCTAAATATCAGGCATGGGGATGGAGAGTGATCACCATCAAAGGAAATGATGCCTCCGAAATACGTGCCGCTCTTACAGAAGCTAAAGCTGAAAAAGAAAAGCCGACCCTTATTATCGGTAAAACAATCATGGGTAAAGGTGCCATTAAAGCCGACGGTTCAAGCTTTGAAAATGAGACTGAGACTCACGGACAACCCTTAAGTGCTGCCGGAGCTTCTTTCGAGAAAACAATCGAAAACCTCGGAGGTGACCCAACAAATCCGTTCGTTATTTTCCCGGAGGTAAAAGAGCTATATGCTAAACGCAAGGCTGAACTCGAAGAAATAGTAGCAAAGAAACACGCCGAAAAACAAGCCTGGGCTAAACAAAATCCTGAGCTTGCCGAAAAAATGCAGAAATGGTTCAGCGGCTATACTCCGGCAATCGATTGGGCAGCCATAGAGCAAAAGCCTAATCAGGCGACTCGCGCGGCATCGGCAACCGTACTGGGTGTGTTGGCAAAGCAAGTGGAGAACATGGTTGTTTCATCTGCCGACCTTTCCAACTCGGATAAAACAGACGGTTTCTTGAAACATACCCACAGCATGAAAAAAGGAGACTTCTCAGGAGCATTCCTGCAGGCAGGGGTATCGGAACTGACAATGGCTTGCCTGTGTATCGGCATGACACTGCATGGCGGTATCATTTCGGCTTGTGCAACCTTCTTTGTTTTCTCCGACTACATGAAACCGGCGATACGTCTGGCTGCTCTGATGGAACTGCCGGTTAAGTTTATCTGGACGCACGATGCTTTCCGTGTAGGGGAAGACGGACCGACACATGAACCCGTAGAACAGGAAGCCCAGATTCGTCTGTTGGAAAAATTGCAAAATCACAACGGGCACAATTCCATGCTGGTACTGCGTCCGGCGGATGTTACAGAGGCAACCGTTTCTTGGAAAATGGCCATGGAAAATCAAACAAGCCCTACCGGTCTGATTTTCTCTCGTCAGAACATCAACGACCTGCCGGCAAAAGAAAACCGATATGCAGAAGCTCTTCAAGCAGAGAAAGGAGCATATATAGTGGAGGAAGATGCGAACTATGACATCATCCTGCTGGCTTCCGGATCGGAAGTATCGACACTCGTTGACGGGGCTAAACTGCTGAAAGAAGACGGCATAAAAACACGTATTGTTTCCGTTCCATCCGAGGGAGTATTCCGCACACAAAGTAAAGAATACCAGGAAACCGTATTGCCGCAGGACAAGAAAAAGTTCGGATTGACTGCCGGGCTACCCGTGACATTACTTGGGCTCGTTGGCGACAATGGTAAAATTTGGGGTATGAACTCTTTCGGGTTTTCCGCTCCTTACAAAGTACTCGACGAAAAACTAGGCTTTACTCCTGATAATGTATATAAACAGGTCAAAGAATATCTGAAGTAA
- a CDS encoding endo-1,4-beta-xylanase translates to MKLLTPILSFSLMLLLLCCVQAKSTSDDKNPSLKNALDGKFYIGTALNLNQIQGRDTASLKIVKDQFAAIVAENCMKSMYMQPKEGEFFFDDADKFVELGEQNHLFVTGHCLIWHSQAPSWFFTDDKGKDVSPEVLKERMKNHITTIVNRYKGRIKGWDVVNEAILDNGEFRKSKFYEILGEEFIPLAFQYAHEADPDAELYYNDYNEWLNEKRDAIVNLVKTLKEKGIRIDGVGMQGHVGLDSPTLADYKAAIDAYTALGVKVMITEFELSALPSPRFNVGANISDTEAYRKEMNPYVEALPDSVSDIWSKRMLEYFTLFLDNSDKVSRVTMWGVTDGDSWKNNFPMRGRTDYPLLFDRNYKAKPVVQSIIDEAMSRRK, encoded by the coding sequence ATGAAATTATTAACACCTATTCTTAGTTTTAGCTTGATGCTTTTATTGCTCTGCTGTGTTCAGGCTAAATCGACAAGTGATGACAAAAATCCATCTTTAAAAAACGCGTTAGATGGAAAGTTTTATATCGGAACGGCTTTAAATCTAAATCAGATACAAGGTCGTGATACAGCTTCATTGAAAATTGTAAAAGATCAGTTTGCTGCCATTGTAGCAGAAAATTGCATGAAAAGCATGTATATGCAGCCCAAAGAAGGAGAGTTCTTTTTTGATGATGCGGATAAGTTTGTTGAATTAGGTGAGCAGAACCACCTGTTTGTCACAGGCCATTGCCTGATCTGGCATTCTCAGGCTCCGTCCTGGTTCTTTACTGATGATAAAGGAAAAGACGTTTCGCCTGAAGTCTTAAAAGAAAGGATGAAAAATCATATAACAACAATTGTGAACCGTTATAAAGGACGCATAAAAGGCTGGGACGTTGTTAACGAAGCGATATTAGATAATGGAGAGTTTCGCAAAAGTAAATTCTATGAGATATTAGGTGAAGAATTCATTCCGTTAGCATTTCAATATGCTCACGAAGCTGATCCCGATGCAGAGCTTTATTACAATGACTATAATGAATGGCTCAATGAGAAGCGCGATGCGATTGTGAATCTAGTTAAAACTTTAAAGGAAAAAGGTATTCGTATTGATGGCGTTGGTATGCAAGGTCATGTGGGGTTAGATTCCCCGACATTAGCCGATTATAAGGCGGCGATAGATGCCTATACTGCATTAGGTGTGAAAGTTATGATTACAGAGTTTGAATTGAGTGCATTGCCTTCTCCTCGTTTTAATGTGGGAGCTAATATATCGGATACAGAAGCTTATAGGAAGGAGATGAATCCTTATGTTGAAGCTTTGCCCGATTCAGTTTCAGATATTTGGAGTAAGCGGATGTTGGAATACTTTACACTTTTTCTGGATAATTCTGATAAAGTAAGTAGGGTAACTATGTGGGGTGTTACGGATGGCGATTCGTGGAAAAATAATTTTCCAATGAGAGGACGTACAGATTATCCTTTATTATTTGATCGGAATTATAAAGCTAAACCTGTTGTTCAGAGTATTATAGATGAGGCAATGTCTAGAAGAAAATAA